One genomic region from Xenopus laevis strain J_2021 chromosome 2L, Xenopus_laevis_v10.1, whole genome shotgun sequence encodes:
- the LOC121399776 gene encoding olfactory receptor 56A5-like, translated as MTISTSNQTAVTEFILLGFPGLQPIFFLPVSITMFLAYIVSLIANSTVIILIILREQLHHPMYIIIANLALSDLLFDTITLPKIIAKYWFGAGSISFNWCFFQVFCVHCLGSLDSFIIMLMSIDRYVAICKPLRYHSIISIRLVTLLCYMVLPFAALFGLAMTLIALQLPYCGPNRVKNCFCANQFLTVLACVDVTLAKRNRFIIGMCVYYFPLAVIILSYILIIRVVHLSANNGNWQKAFNTCTTHLIVIGLYFIPRLFAYCINQAPLIIDADLNVLIVFLYTFIPHLANPVIFCLRTKETKQILGQMFSSKHPKFEVRSRRRVKRHCASISLKSH; from the coding sequence ATGACCATCTCAACGTCTAATCAGACTGCTGTCACTGAGTTTATCCTCCTCGGTTTTCCAGGTCTACAGCCAATTTTCTTTCTTCCAGTCTCAATTACAATGTTTCTTGCCTACATTGTTTCACTGATTGCAAATAGCACAGTCATCATATTAATTATCCTGAGAGAACAACTCCACCACCCcatgtatattattattgctaaccTCGCTCTCTCTGATCTTCTCTTTGACACAATAACATTACCTAAAATCATTGCCAAATATTGGTTTGGAGCAGGGTCTATATCATTCAACTGGTGCTTCTTCCAGGTCTTCTGTGTCCATTGCCTTGGAAGTCTTGACTCCTTCATCATTATGTTGATGTCTATTGATCGTTATGTTGCTATCTGCAAACCTCTCAGGTATCACTCCATTatcagcattaggctggtgactCTGCTCTGCTACATGGTCTTGCCTTTTGCTGCCCTATTTGGATTAGCTATGACTTTAATTGCTCTTCAGCTTCCTTACTGTGGACCTAACCGTGTCAAGAACTGTTTCTGCGCCAACcaatttttaacagttttggcATGTGTTGATGTTACCTTGGCAAAAAGAAACCGTTTTATTATTGGCATGTGTGTGTACTACTTCCCATTGGCTGTTATTATTCTCTCATATATTCTCATAATCAGGGTTGTGCACTTATCAGCCAACAATGGAAACTGGCAGAAGGCATTTAATACCTGTACCACTCATTTAATTGTCATTGGCTTGTACTTTATCCCCAGGTTGTTTGCATATTGCATAAATCAAGCCCCCTTGATTATTGATGCTGACTTAAACGTTCTAATTGTTTTTCTGTACACATTTATTCCCCATTTAGCCAACCCTGTTATTTTTTGCCTTAGAACCAAAGAAACTAAACAAATTTTGGGGCAAATGTTCAGTAGCAAGCACCCTAAATTTGAGGTTAGATCTAGAAGACGAGTGAAAAGGCATTGCGCTAGTATTAGTTTAAAGAGTCATTAA
- the LOC121399682 gene encoding olfactory receptor 6B1-like, with amino-acid sequence MTISMSNQTAVTEFILLGFPGLHSNFFLPVSITMFVAYIVSLIANSTVIILIILREQLHHPMYIIIANLALSDLLFDTITLPKIIAKYWFGAGSITFYGCFFQLFCVHSLGSLHSFIIMLMAIDRYVAICKPLRYHSNITNRLVTLICYIFWVCAALIGLAVTFISGLLPYCGPNRVKNCFCSNAAVLSLACADVSLERKKGFIIAICVHLFPLAFIILSYILIIRVVHLSANNGNWQKAFYTCTTHLIVIGLYFIPRLFVYSTSQIPLILDADMNTLIICLYTFIPHIASPIIFCLRTKEIRTILEHVFNNIFHVEHEYKSRIIK; translated from the coding sequence ATGACCATCTCAATGTCTAATCAGACTGCTGTCACTGAGTTTATCCTCCTCGGGTTTCCAGGTCTACATTCGAATTTCTTTCTTCCAGTCTCAATTACAATGTTTGTTGCCTACATTGTTTCATTGATTGCAAATAGCACAGTCATCATATTAATTATCCTGAGAGAACAACTCCACCACCCcatgtatattattattgctaaccTCGCTCTCTCTGACCTTCTCTTTGACACAATAACATTACCTAAAATCATTGCCAAATATTGGTTTGGAGCAGGATCTATAACATTCTATGGCTGCTTTTTCCAGCTCTTCTGTGTCCATTCCCTTGGAAGTCTTCACTCCTTCATCATTATGCTGATGGCTATTGATCGTTATGTTGCTATCTGCAAACCTCTCAGGTATCACTCCAATATCACCAATAGACTGGTGACTCTTATCTGCTACATTTTCTGGGTCTGTGCTGCTCTAATTGGATTAGCTGTTACTTTCATTTCTGGACTTCTTCCTTACTGTGGACCCAACCGTGTCAAGAACTGTTTCTGTTCAAATGCAGCGGTACTTTCATTAGCGTGTGCTGATGTttctttggaaagaaaaaaaggttttattattgCTATATGTGTGCATCTCTTCCCATTGGCTTTTATTATTCTCTCATATATTCTCATAATCAGGGTTGTGCACTTATCAGCCAACAATGGAAACTGGCAGAAGGCATTTTATACCTGTACCACTCATTTAATTGTCATTGGCTTGTACTTTATCCCCAGGTTGTTTGTTTATAGTACCAGTCAGATTCCTTTGATTCTTGATGCTGATATGAACACCTTAATTATTTGTCTCTACACTTTTATTCCCCATATAGCTAGTCCTATAATTTTTTGCCTAAGAACCAAAGAAATTAGAACTATTTTGGAGCATGTGTTTAATAATATCTTCCACGTGGAACATGAGTACAAATCTAGAATAATAAAATGA
- the LOC108705137 gene encoding olfactory receptor 56A5 codes for MSNQTAVTEFILLGFPGLQPNFFLPVSLIMFLAYIVSLIANSTVIILIILREQLHHPMYIIIANLALSDLLFDTITLPKIIAKYWFGAGSISFNWCFSQLFCVHFLGIFDSFIIMLMTIDRYVAICKPLRYHSIINNRLMTLLCYIVWFFAALFGLAMTLIAVQLPYCGPNRVKNCFCANQFLIVLACVDITLAKRNRFIVGMCVHYFPLSVIILSYILIIRVVHLSANNGNWQKAFYTCTTHLFVIGLYFIPRLIAYCINQASLILDADLNVLIVFLYTFIPHLANPIVFCLRTKETRTILGQMFNSNHPRFEISSRRRVKRHCASIILKCH; via the coding sequence ATGTCTAATCAGACTGCTGTCACTGAGTTTATCCTCCTCGGGTTTCCAGGTCTACAACCGAATTTCTTTCTTCCAGTCTCACTTATAATGTTTCTTGCCTACATTGTTTCACTGATTGCAAATAGCACAGTCATCATATTAATTATCCTGAGAGAACAACTCCATCACCCcatgtatattattattgctaaccTCGCTCTCTCTGACCTTCTCTTTGACACAATAACATTACCTAAAATCATTGCCAAATATTGGTTTGGAGCAGGGTCTATATCATTCAACTGGTGCTTCTCCCAGCTCTTCTGTGTCCATTTTCTTGGAATTTTTGACTCCTTCATCATTATGCTGATGACTATTGATCGTTATGTTGCTATCTGCAAACCTCTCAGGTATCACTCCATTATCAACAATAGGCTGATGACTCTGCTCTGCTATATTGTCTGGTTCTTTGCTGCCTTATTTGGCTTAGCTATGACTTTAATTGCTGTTCAGCTTCCTTACTGTGGACCCAACCGTGTTAAGAACTGTTTCTGTGCCAACcaatttttaatagttttggcATGTGTTGATATTACCTTGGCAAAAAGAAACCGTTTTATAGTTGGCATGTGTGTGCACTACTTCCCATTATCTGTTATTATTCTCTCATATATTCTCATAATCAGGGTTGTGCACTTATCAGCCAATAATGGAAACTGGCAGAAGGCATTTTATACTTGTACCACTCATTTATTTGTTATTGGCTTGTACTTTATCCCCAGGTTGATTGCATATTGTATAAATCAAGCTTCCTTAATTCTTGATGCTGACTTAAACGTTCTAATTGTTTTTCTGTACACATTTATTCCCCATTTAGCCAACCCCATTGTTTTTTGTCTTCGAACTAAAGAAACTAGAACTATTTTGGGGCAAATGTTCAATAGCAATCACCCTAGATTTGAGATTAGCTCTAGAAGACGAGTGAAACGGCATTGCGCTAGTATTATTTTAAAGTGTCATTAA